Genomic segment of Clostridia bacterium:
GCCGCGCCCAACGTGCTGAGGATAATGGCGATGGCCACCACCAACGCGGCGGATTTGCCCCAATAGTTGGCCTTGCCGACGATATTCTTGTTGACGAGCATACCGGCGCAGACGATTTGGTACAACTCACGGATGCCGATGAGGACGGGGAAGAGCCAAAATACGTTGCCGTTGACCGTGAGACAAATGACGGCCATCAGTTGCAGTAGCTTGTCCGCCAATGGATCCAAGGCCGCGCCGACGGCAGATTCCATATGGAATCTGCGGGCGATCTTGCCGTCGAATACGTCCGTGAGGGAGGCGAAGGCGAAGATGGCCAGCGAGATATACATATAGGAATATGCGTTGATGCCGCGAGCCGCCGCTTCCAATCCTCTCGGCGTCAAAAAGAACGCCAAGGCAAAGGCGGGCACGCAGAGCAGACGAATATAGCACAATATGTTGGGAATATTCAACAATTCTTTCTTTGTGAACGTCAACTTCATACGATAATTCTCCTTGTTTTGTA
This window contains:
- a CDS encoding CDP-alcohol phosphatidyltransferase family protein, which encodes MKLTFTKKELLNIPNILCYIRLLCVPAFALAFFLTPRGLEAAARGINAYSYMYISLAIFAFASLTDVFDGKIARRFHMESAVGAALDPLADKLLQLMAVICLTVNGNVFWLFPVLIGIRELYQIVCAGMLVNKNIVGKANYWGKSAALVVAIAIILSTLGAAYTPTFSGIKEYGMIASWFDANNVETAMALGKSLFWTAFAFLCVGTVLGYIAAGSYTKVILTQLGGVKNIKNAENMRMDYFNNASEKTESREELKEQAAHTDETAEETETTEAEGSTEAKPNTTDED